Proteins from a genomic interval of Rubinisphaera italica:
- a CDS encoding UvrB/UvrC motif-containing protein, with translation MKQCSVCSKPAVYHVTVLKNGDVKELHFCEMHFHDYMEKPQAKSPEEAFVESLLPDSDLDERAAEDEQLICPNCGISYREFREKGRFGCPHDYETFRERLLPLLENIHNDTVHHGKSPKRAPLDSGNQLRLIQLRRDLTRSVEREEYEQAASIRDEIQKIETELENSDSE, from the coding sequence ATGAAACAATGTTCCGTCTGCTCCAAACCAGCCGTATATCATGTTACGGTATTGAAAAATGGAGATGTGAAGGAACTGCATTTTTGTGAAATGCATTTCCACGACTACATGGAAAAGCCGCAGGCGAAATCCCCGGAAGAAGCCTTTGTCGAATCGCTGCTGCCGGACTCAGACCTGGATGAAAGAGCCGCTGAGGACGAACAACTCATTTGTCCCAATTGTGGGATTTCCTACCGCGAGTTTCGGGAAAAAGGGCGATTCGGTTGCCCTCACGATTATGAAACTTTCCGGGAAAGGCTCCTGCCTCTGCTTGAAAATATCCACAACGATACCGTTCATCATGGCAAATCGCCGAAACGGGCACCACTCGACAGTGGGAATCAACTGCGGTTGATTCAGTTGCGTAGAGATTTGACCCGGTCTGTCGAGCGTGAAGAATATGAGCAAGCTGCCAGTATTCGGGACGAAATTCAGAAGATAGAAACCGAACTGGAAAATTCAGATTCTGAATGA
- a CDS encoding translation initiation factor, whose translation MGLFAGTEFDRPPRCEKCEELESECVCPPEAKAVTPPGSQKLKVFTEKRKRGKMVTVVSGHANEDDVVQSLLTKLKSLCGAGGTLKEGNIEIQGDHVDRVRKSLIEMGYKVT comes from the coding sequence ATGGGACTTTTTGCAGGAACTGAATTTGATCGTCCGCCACGCTGTGAGAAATGCGAGGAACTGGAGTCGGAATGCGTCTGTCCTCCAGAAGCAAAAGCTGTCACTCCGCCTGGTTCTCAGAAACTGAAAGTCTTCACAGAGAAACGTAAACGAGGCAAAATGGTGACCGTCGTCTCAGGACACGCCAATGAAGACGATGTTGTTCAATCCCTGCTCACAAAGCTGAAATCACTTTGTGGAGCAGGTGGAACACTCAAAGAGGGCAATATTGAAATTCAGGGTGACCATGTCGACCGTGTGCGAAAATCACTGATCGAAATGGGATACAAGGTCACCTGA
- a CDS encoding 3-keto-disaccharide hydrolase — protein sequence MIRILLTFALVFATFTAPSFAAEKKADEKWISLFNGKDLSDWTIKIKGYPLGENFGNTFRVEDGLMKVRYDQYDKFDRKFGHIFYNKPFSHYVLRVEYRFVGDQAPEGEGWALRNSGAMLHGEAPETMGVDQDFPVSIEVQFLGGNGKDKRTTANLCTPGTNVVMDGKLFKPHCTSSTSPTFHGDQWVTVEVEVRGNEVMKHIINGETVLEYTQPQLDERDAHPKELAEKAGDIMLSGGTISLQSESHPIDFRKVELKVLEE from the coding sequence ATGATTAGAATCTTACTAACTTTCGCGCTCGTCTTCGCAACATTTACAGCACCATCATTTGCGGCTGAGAAAAAAGCCGACGAAAAATGGATCTCCCTTTTCAATGGTAAAGATCTTTCCGACTGGACAATCAAAATCAAAGGCTATCCACTCGGCGAAAACTTTGGGAACACGTTTCGGGTTGAAGATGGACTGATGAAAGTTCGCTACGATCAGTATGACAAATTCGATCGCAAATTCGGGCATATTTTCTACAACAAACCGTTCTCGCATTATGTGCTGCGTGTTGAATACCGCTTTGTTGGTGATCAGGCACCGGAAGGCGAAGGCTGGGCACTCCGAAACAGTGGGGCGATGCTGCATGGAGAAGCTCCGGAAACAATGGGGGTTGATCAGGACTTTCCCGTTTCCATTGAGGTTCAATTTCTGGGTGGTAACGGCAAAGACAAACGAACAACAGCAAACCTCTGCACTCCAGGCACGAATGTTGTGATGGATGGCAAACTCTTTAAACCTCACTGCACCTCTTCAACATCACCGACGTTTCACGGAGATCAATGGGTGACCGTCGAAGTCGAAGTTCGAGGTAATGAAGTGATGAAGCACATCATCAATGGCGAAACCGTACTCGAATACACTCAGCCACAATTGGATGAACGGGATGCCCACCCGAAAGAACTTGCAGAAAAAGCGGGAGACATCATGCTTTCCGGTGGGACAATTTCTCTACAATCAGAAAGTCATCCCATCGATTTTCGAAAAGTTGAGCTGAAAGTCCTTGAAGAATAG
- a CDS encoding DedA family protein produces MTESENSNHQSARRSLRKIIFFVIVMLLIPILPFVLLGDAFESSLLAGLKATTESGYAGLVLFALLAVDIFLPVPSSGVLTYAGSQIGLLSTVLWATLGLNVGCAIGYEFSRCVGPWVLKRLTSQVDRDVVDVFIGRWGGLVILVTRPLPILAEASVLIAGCGKLQRSIFYSLMTISNLLICIVYAAIGEWFGQNEYFGSIVLASLFLPLAATLLLKRIIQRTNQFKSHKSGPMA; encoded by the coding sequence GTGACAGAATCTGAAAACTCTAATCATCAATCTGCACGACGCAGTCTCAGGAAAATCATTTTCTTTGTGATTGTGATGCTTCTGATTCCCATCCTCCCATTTGTACTGTTGGGAGATGCTTTTGAGTCGAGTTTGCTGGCAGGACTGAAAGCGACCACTGAATCTGGCTATGCAGGTCTCGTTCTGTTTGCTTTGCTCGCAGTCGATATCTTTTTGCCCGTTCCTTCGAGTGGTGTATTAACCTATGCCGGTTCGCAGATTGGATTACTTTCGACAGTTCTCTGGGCGACACTGGGGCTGAATGTTGGTTGTGCGATAGGTTATGAGTTTTCCCGTTGTGTCGGCCCTTGGGTTCTAAAACGCTTGACCTCACAAGTCGACAGAGATGTTGTGGATGTATTTATCGGTCGCTGGGGAGGCCTGGTAATCCTCGTGACGCGTCCACTGCCAATTCTGGCAGAAGCTTCCGTATTGATCGCAGGTTGCGGGAAACTGCAGCGAAGTATCTTTTACAGCTTGATGACGATCAGCAATCTGCTTATCTGCATTGTCTATGCGGCGATTGGAGAATGGTTTGGTCAGAATGAATATTTTGGATCCATCGTACTTGCCTCACTATTTTTGCCTTTAGCGGCAACATTGTTACTGAAACGAATCATCCAGCGGACAAATCAATTTAAATCACATAAATCTGGTCCCATGGCCTGA
- a CDS encoding endonuclease/exonuclease/phosphatase family protein, with product MSRLLLLLSCLITLFALTACSQQSPAQEITIGFWNVQNLLDQHDDPLLPYDEKHSPSSVQERLGKDAEVIRSLDADIIGLAEVENASILKRLVTGYLSKNGYDYYALLEGDDPRGIDCAIISRFPFLVRSVDIPDLPRDLLVARFASKGTPFYVVVCHWKSRRDGSHEDVRMTCAKASAICVKEIITKYEGRAVPVVLVGDFNDTPQNQSLKYLEQQGLTNTMLSIPENARWTIGYFNRDENNMDLDCFDQVLINSSAKQGDILRWKSTKVHRPKFMINDRRAFNGVKIPLPIDDYKERIGYSDHFPVIATFELVQPE from the coding sequence ATGTCACGATTATTGCTCCTCTTGAGTTGCCTGATCACGCTGTTTGCATTAACGGCTTGTTCGCAACAATCGCCCGCTCAGGAAATTACGATTGGTTTCTGGAATGTTCAGAACCTGCTCGATCAGCATGACGATCCTCTTCTTCCTTATGATGAAAAACATTCCCCAAGTTCAGTTCAGGAACGACTTGGCAAAGATGCAGAAGTCATTCGTAGCCTCGATGCAGATATCATTGGACTCGCAGAAGTCGAAAATGCTTCCATTCTGAAGCGACTGGTCACCGGTTATCTTTCCAAGAACGGATACGACTATTACGCCCTGCTCGAAGGAGACGACCCTCGTGGTATTGATTGTGCGATTATCAGCCGGTTTCCATTTCTGGTCCGCAGTGTCGATATTCCAGATCTTCCCCGCGATTTACTCGTCGCAAGATTTGCCTCGAAGGGAACTCCGTTTTACGTTGTCGTCTGTCACTGGAAGAGCCGTAGAGATGGCAGTCATGAAGATGTTCGTATGACTTGTGCAAAGGCCTCCGCCATTTGTGTGAAAGAGATTATCACAAAATACGAAGGTCGGGCGGTTCCTGTCGTCCTGGTCGGTGATTTTAACGATACGCCACAGAATCAGTCCCTGAAATATCTCGAACAACAGGGTCTGACAAATACAATGCTCAGCATTCCTGAAAATGCTCGCTGGACAATCGGATATTTCAACCGCGATGAAAACAATATGGACCTGGACTGTTTCGATCAGGTGCTCATCAATTCCTCTGCCAAACAGGGCGATATCCTCCGTTGGAAAAGTACGAAAGTGCACCGGCCGAAGTTCATGATTAATGACCGCCGGGCCTTCAACGGCGTGAAAATCCCACTCCCCATCGACGACTACAAAGAACGCATCGGCTACTCCGATCACTTCCCGGTTATCGCAACATTTGAACTTGTTCAGCCAGAGTAG
- a CDS encoding DUF6754 domain-containing protein: MQTSFLKILKAFACSLSIVLLSAIVTSAQETETDQPSNIKELFINDRDWDNGDSLIITVPLTDSYYEKLQDLEQVEGHLLIGMSEEYGGAYRPVSQFPPNDGTWNFDEETKTLTGRVSGLTRHSHYFFRASWEPEVGELILLAESTEPMQTRRQWFIGEKWNLAFVGFVICGSVIFFIEIAKRGHPLKVRKIAGLNAVDEAVGRATEMGRSVLFVPGIQDLNDIQTIAGLNILSHVAKTAAEFDADVEVPTSRALVMTAARETLQGSYLSAGRPDAYNPDLAYYVTDEQFGYVAAVSGTMVREQPAACFYMGAFYAESLILAETGNSIGAIQVAGTAEPSQLPFFVAACDYTLIGEELFAASAYLSGAPEELGSLKGQDVGKIIVAIGIITGCIAATINVPFFSVLIFVLIACAIPLAIWWILSRENSQPTLHTPG, encoded by the coding sequence ATGCAGACATCATTCCTTAAAATTCTGAAAGCATTCGCCTGCAGTCTTTCGATTGTGCTGCTCTCGGCGATCGTAACTTCTGCACAAGAGACTGAGACTGATCAGCCATCGAATATCAAAGAGTTATTCATTAACGATCGTGACTGGGATAACGGAGATTCCTTAATCATCACAGTTCCCTTGACCGATTCCTACTATGAAAAACTTCAGGACCTGGAACAGGTCGAAGGCCATTTGTTGATCGGCATGTCGGAAGAGTATGGTGGGGCCTATCGACCAGTCAGTCAGTTTCCGCCCAACGATGGCACCTGGAATTTTGATGAAGAAACGAAAACTCTTACCGGTCGAGTCTCAGGATTAACGCGGCACTCTCATTACTTCTTTCGAGCTTCGTGGGAACCGGAAGTGGGCGAATTAATTTTACTGGCCGAATCGACAGAGCCGATGCAGACGAGACGACAATGGTTTATTGGTGAAAAATGGAATCTGGCGTTTGTCGGTTTCGTGATTTGCGGGTCTGTCATATTCTTTATCGAAATTGCCAAACGCGGACATCCATTAAAGGTGCGAAAAATTGCTGGCTTGAATGCCGTCGACGAAGCCGTTGGACGAGCGACGGAAATGGGACGCTCGGTTCTGTTTGTTCCCGGCATTCAGGATTTGAATGACATTCAGACCATTGCCGGTTTGAACATTCTTTCGCACGTCGCCAAAACCGCTGCTGAGTTTGATGCCGATGTCGAAGTTCCCACCTCACGCGCACTCGTCATGACGGCTGCCCGGGAAACACTGCAAGGTTCTTATCTCTCAGCTGGACGTCCAGACGCTTACAATCCTGACTTAGCCTATTACGTGACCGACGAACAATTTGGTTACGTAGCAGCCGTTTCCGGAACGATGGTCCGCGAACAACCAGCGGCTTGTTTTTATATGGGTGCGTTTTATGCAGAATCTCTAATTCTCGCAGAAACCGGTAATTCCATTGGTGCAATTCAGGTTGCGGGAACCGCGGAGCCTTCACAGCTACCGTTCTTCGTAGCCGCTTGTGATTACACGTTAATTGGCGAAGAACTGTTCGCCGCATCGGCTTATCTGTCCGGCGCTCCTGAAGAACTGGGAAGTTTGAAGGGACAGGATGTCGGGAAAATCATTGTGGCGATTGGGATCATTACGGGATGTATTGCTGCGACGATTAACGTACCATTTTTCTCAGTCCTGATCTTCGTTCTGATTGCCTGCGCCATTCCGTTGGCAATCTGGTGGATTCTCTCACGCGAGAATTCGCAACCGACCCTGCATACACCTGGCTAA